The genome window GGATGGCCTTTGGTTCTAGCCTCATGCAGGCTATCTCTGCTATCACTAGTCCTCCCGTGGTTGAGCCTATGCCTTGCGGTATCACCAGTATCTTATGCGTTAAGTCCTTCCCGTAAATGTCGGGGTTGTTTTTGTCCGCACCTACAGCTTTCTTGGTTCTCGATACAATGGTCTTCTGGTATGTTGCAAGCCAGTTTAGACCGCTCCTGCTAACTACAGCTTCTCCTTCAGCCTCTCCGGCGACAACCGGTCGGCCTCTAAACTCCTCCCTGCTCACACCTTCTCACCTCCTCACGGTAAACGTCTCGACAAGAGCATCCTCTCGGAAGAAAACAGCGTGACTATAGTATGCTAGCTTGCCCGATACTGTTGCGATGTGGAGTCTCTTGGACGTTGGAATATTGGTGAACATTAATGGGCATATGCTTGACAGCCTTACCCCGGCCTCTCTGAGACGCTGGTAATCCTTTGAGCCTTTAACATCGGATATTATCTTGGGAGCTGCAAGCATGAGGGTTCTCTTGATGAATTTCCTGTCCTCGAGCCTCCGGGCCCAGTGAGAGACTTGTTCTCGTGAAAGGTGTGGGCAGCCTATAATGATGAGGTCAGTCTTCTCGGGGGAAGCACCTTTAGCCATCTCCGCCTCCATTTCCTTCAAGGCTTTATCGTCTACTACTAGGCGTCTGTGAGCGTCTTTGATTAGCCTAGCTCCTTCCTCGCGTGCCTCTGCGGTAAGCCCTTCGGCATGGAATAGTCCTACAGCACCCCAGGACGCCATGGCTGAGCCCATGTCTTTAAGCTCGTATTCCTCTAGGCCCCATTTCTCTAGCCCCGTGATGTATGGGACGTCTTCGCCTACTGTCTTGCCTATGAGGCTGCCTAGGATGAAGGGGTCTGGCTTTGAGGATGTTTTAACCTCTACTAGCCAGCTGGCCCTCCTGTTTTCGTCGAGTAGTAGCCCGAATTCAGGGGTTTCTCCGAGTATGCCTGAGAAGATCTCTATAATAGATGAGTTTCTGTTTGTTCTGGCTCCTATCACTGAATTGGCGTAGATTACGGCGGACGACTCCGCCCATGCTAGCACGTCCCCGTAGCTCGGCTTGTTGCCTATATAGTATGGGGTACACGTGAACGCTTCGCGGTCCATGAGCCCAAGCCTGAGCAATAAATCCTCAAGTTGTTCCTGCTTACTGTATAATCAAAAATGCTGAAATAATGGGTACCAATCGTAGAATAGTTTATATCGACAATGTATACACAGACAGGCAATTGGATTTGCTCAAAAAGATTGTCCTAGAGGATATAGAGATCAGGCATGGCAATTGGCGCGACTGAAATATGACGTTCATGAGTATTTTAAGAGATGCTAAAGAAGAAGGCTTAGATGCATTGGTCGTGGACAGCGATAACGTGCTGGATGGAAGATTGGCCAGGTTTGACAGGGAGCTTGTGAAAAGGTTCGGCTTCTACACTGTTATAGATTATGCGTGAGCAAAAGTGAAGGGGTAGTGGGATAGAAGCATAAAGCTGGGATCTATAAAAATGGATTGTGAGGAAAATTGAGGTCTATGGATTTAGAGCATTTAATTTATGGAAAACCGTCTTTTTTATAGGATCAAAACAAGCTGTCAGGCTGAGCAAAGATCTGCTCGAATCTCTCAACTACTCCATGTTCGAAAATATCGAAGAGTCCCTTAAAAACATCGATGCTGGGATTAGGTACTTTTTAACTGATGAAACAGTTCTAGGGATGCCTCTGTTCTACAGCAACATTAGAACAACACCTTGGGTTATCATGAGTTATCATATACATCATGGCTCCACAGAAACCAAGGGTATCAGCAGAACTTCAAAGTTGATGGTGGCCATGGTTCATACTCAGCTGGGCAAGGAATTGCTGAAGAGGAAGCTGAGCAAGGAAATGCTTTGGTACTATACAAGGTATAAGATAGCTCAATTATACAACTTTTTAGTAGAGTATATAGTATATAAAACAATAGATTATAGAATTATTATAAGCTCAAAATTTGATAAGAAAAATCAATTAAATATGCTGAGAAAAGTGGTGTTGAGGCCCTAAGGATCCCTGAGATTCCCTTATGGAAGAAAAATGCTTAAGCAGAGCTGAAAACATAATAAAATATCCACAGGGGTTCAGAGTTGTTCACTACAGGCTGTTCAGACGCGAGGTCTTCGATAAAGTTGGCCTTCAGGATTCACGAATCCCCTATGTGGAGGATCTTGATCTCTTCTTAAGGATGGAACTTGCAGGAATGAGGCTCAGCACCATACCGCTGGTCGATGATGCATTCATCCTGCACGATTAGAGCATTTCACTTCGATCCATAGTGATGAAGAGATATTACATAGGGCATCGGGACAGCAATCGCTTTGTGCAAATTCGGAAAATCTGATCTCTTCAGCAAGTACTTCTCCTCTGGCACTCAAGAGGGAGCAAAGCTTTTTCAAAGTACAGATTTCTCATAAACCGTGCACGCATGGATCCATGCACCATCCTCCCACTGCTACTGCTTATCCCCTTGAGGGCTATCTCCATGAGGATAGGTTTTTATCTCGGCCTGCTGTTCTGATACATTCTCTTGAAGGTACTACAAAACTAAAAAATATATAAGTTTATAGCTTCTTAGTTCAGCTTGGGCAATGCTGGCAATCTTCCTGAGCCATGATGTCGACTGGCCCAGGCATGGGCCGGGCATGGATCACATAATGGCAAGAAGGGATAGATTTGAGGACAACATAATAGAAAAAGTGTTAAGAGGCTATAATCCCTATTTTGGAATTCCAGATATTGTTGAAATGGAGGAGAGGCTCGGAGTAAGATCCACCTTCTTCTTCAGGCCCTTTTATGATGACGGCACTGATGTGAACTGTTATTCTGATATAATTAAAGAGATCTCAAAGAAGGGGTGGGAGATAGGAGTTCACCTAAACGATCTCTCCTCTGTGGATGCAGTAAAAGCCCAGAAGGAGAAAATTGAGGAGATATCTGTCAGAACCCTTGGATGCAGAGTCCACTACCTGAGGATAAAGACAGAGGATTACCGAAAGATAAGGGATGCAGGCTTCCTATATGACTCCTCCCTGAAGAGCTTCAGGGACAGGATAGATCCAAAGGACATGGGCCACCTTCAGATAGATGGTGTTGTCGTCTTCCCTGTGACGATAATGGATGCTTATCTATTCACATATATGAATGTAAATGAGGAAAGGATTATCAAGGTATTCGAGGAGGCCATTGACATCGCTAAGAGGATGAAGAAAGATGTGATCACAGTGCTTTGGCACGATTCCTCTGTGAAGATGAGAGGAGGCAGGGCATATGGAAAGGTGCTGGAGTTTCTCTACTCAAGGGAGGATCTGGAAATAATGAGAGGAGTTGACCTGCTGAGGAGGGTTATTTAATGGAGATCAGAATATTGGTGACGGGATCCGGAGGGATAGGGGGTGTGAACTTTGTGAGAGCTCTGAGGCTTGCTGAGAGAATGGGAAAGCTGAAGTACTTCATAGTGGGGACTGATTACAACCAGTATCACATCCTCTTCCCTGATGTCAATCTGAGGATGAGATCTCCAAGGCATGATGATGTAGAGTTCATCCCCTTTCTCCTGGACATTGTGAGAAGATATGACATACAGTTCCTGCATCCTCATCCGAGCTCAGAGGCAAAGGTGGTATCGCAGAACAAGGATAAGCTTGATGAGCTGAGAGTTAAGCACTATCTGCCAAGGCCTGAGGAGATAGCCCCAGATAAATACACAATCTATGAGAAGTTGAGGGAGAGGAATGTGCCAGTTCCCCAAACTCTGCTCATATCATCGGATCTAGAGGGCGCATTTGAAAGGCTCGGATCCCCCCTGTGGATCAGAGCGAGAGCTGGGGCTGGAGGAAGGCTCAGCTTGAAGGTCAACAATCCAAGGGAGGCAAGAGCATGGATCGAGCTGAATGTAATGCAGGGAAGGGCAAAGCCAGGCGATTTCATTGCTCAGGAATACCTTCCTGGCAGGGATCTGGCTTTCGACTCCCTCTGGTACAACGGGAAACTTGTGACTTCATTCGCAAGGGAGAGGCTTGAGTACCCATTTGCTCACATATCCCTCTCTGGCGTCACAGGGACTCCTACAGTAGCGAGGATTGTGCACGATGATGAGGTGACAAAAGTCGGGATCTCAGCTGTGAAAGCGCTATCATCAAAGCCCCATGGCTTCTACTCTGTTGACATCAAGGAGGATGCTGATGGCAAGCCCAGGGTGACGGAAGTTGATGGGAAATGGCACACAACAGCACCT of Thermofilum uzonense contains these proteins:
- a CDS encoding glycosyltransferase family protein; protein product: MEEKCLSRAENIIKYPQGFRVVHYRLFRREVFDKVGLQDSRIPYVEDLDLFLRMELAGMRLSTIPLVDDAFILHD
- a CDS encoding ATP-grasp domain-containing protein — translated: MEIRILVTGSGGIGGVNFVRALRLAERMGKLKYFIVGTDYNQYHILFPDVNLRMRSPRHDDVEFIPFLLDIVRRYDIQFLHPHPSSEAKVVSQNKDKLDELRVKHYLPRPEEIAPDKYTIYEKLRERNVPVPQTLLISSDLEGAFERLGSPLWIRARAGAGGRLSLKVNNPREARAWIELNVMQGRAKPGDFIAQEYLPGRDLAFDSLWYNGKLVTSFARERLEYPFAHISLSGVTGTPTVARIVHDDEVTKVGISAVKALSSKPHGFYSVDIKEDADGKPRVTEVDGKWHTTAPLWGYAFSKFKNDIKYNIAYIYVEIGLNGEVKQDIPEINLFPEELYLIRHIDCGVLLKHKEEVFRVL
- a CDS encoding polysaccharide deacetylase family protein, producing MLAIFLSHDVDWPRHGPGMDHIMARRDRFEDNIIEKVLRGYNPYFGIPDIVEMEERLGVRSTFFFRPFYDDGTDVNCYSDIIKEISKKGWEIGVHLNDLSSVDAVKAQKEKIEEISVRTLGCRVHYLRIKTEDYRKIRDAGFLYDSSLKSFRDRIDPKDMGHLQIDGVVVFPVTIMDAYLFTYMNVNEERIIKVFEEAIDIAKRMKKDVITVLWHDSSVKMRGGRAYGKVLEFLYSREDLEIMRGVDLLRRVI
- a CDS encoding aconitase X swivel domain-containing protein yields the protein MSREEFRGRPVVAGEAEGEAVVSRSGLNWLATYQKTIVSRTKKAVGADKNNPDIYGKDLTHKILVIPQGIGSTTGGLVIAEIACMRLEPKAILCTRQADTLTVSGVLLANNWFNSKIILVDQLGEEVLKRISTGTGSKYTRTVE